Proteins encoded together in one Acanthochromis polyacanthus isolate Apoly-LR-REF ecotype Palm Island chromosome 12, KAUST_Apoly_ChrSc, whole genome shotgun sequence window:
- the LOC110963947 gene encoding uncharacterized protein LOC110963947 produces MEVNNAPEKSDEPPAKKKRLCKYREEWTRKYTWVTAAFGDVNKAFCKVCRKDFSISHGGESDLKSHASGKQHVNNTNAVQTNTLLSSFFKPQDDSVYSKVAAAELTSVFHCVSHQQSYRSLDCAMKLTPKLYQDSAIAKLISCGRTKAEALVTNVLAPLASDFTHSLGTEQLFFSIATDASNKGNVKTFPLSVRFWTPEQGIQNRVLDFYEQAEESADAITDMLLKKLKENNLLIHNVSAFSADNAPVNYGKRHSVYQNLKQKNSKIIPANCPAHIIHNAVKRACNVLQVDVENIVLKSFNHFSCSAKRVASLKEMFEFVDMEYLTLLRHVPTRWLSLLPAINRLVSIWPAVKSYFLSLGQEECPRAIWDALKGHEHGEQDDPNELEITFFFLQNVLKIFSTAVLSLESNSLTSVEVYGVMNDLRVKLQQRKNDAFFGTKVDDIMASSPSNKVDRLRQEFSSFLQVAVDYLEKWFDFSQTGYLYNVQCLNIKEQREIRYSKLKDAVCALNMEEHLDLDELYNENCALKNVLAHLDTSSNSVGDLWAQVLKTPSTFPQFTKLLSFVLSVPVSNAYSERVFSIMKGAWTDVRNRCSMELVRAEIKIKMNLAMTCAEFYKFILENKKALFAVKSSAKYSNSTESSQKPPSRQTNEDNTRGSRDMGETS; encoded by the exons ATGGAGGTGAACAATGCTCCGGAAAAATCTGATGAACCCccagcaaagaaaaaacgtcTGTGCAAATACCGAGAGGAATGGACGAGGAAATATACATGGGTAACGGCTGCATTTGGGGATGTAAATAAGGCGTTCTGTAAAGTGTGCCGAAAAGACTTTAGTATTTCTCACGGGGGAGAGTCAGACCTCAAGTCTCACGCTAGCGGCAAGCAGCATGTAAATAACACTAACGCTGTACAGACCAACACTTTGCTATCATCATTCTTCAAGCCACAGGATGACTCAGTGTACAGTAAGGTTGCTGCTGCAGAGTTAACTTCTGTATTTCACTGCGTTTCTCATCAGCAGTCATACCGGTCCCTTGACTGCGCAATGAAACTGACACCAAAACTGTACCAAGATTCAGCCATTGCCAAACTCATAAGCTGTGGTCGCACCAAAGCAGAGGCCCTTGTCACCAATGTACTGGCTCCTCTTGCATCTGACTTCACCCATAGCCTTGGCACAGAGCAGCTCTTTTTTTCTATCGCTACTGATGCTTCAAATAAAGGCAATGTGAAAACATTTCCTCTCTCAGTGAGATTTTGGACCCCAGAGCAAGGCATTCAGAACAGAGTGCTGGATTTCTATGAACAGGCAGAGGAAAGTGCGGATGCAATCACTGACATGttgttaaaaaagttaaagGAAAACAACCTCCTCATCCACAACGTATCAGCTTTCTCCGCTGATAATGCGCCAGTAAATTATGGCAAGCGACACTCAGTTTACCAAAAtctaaagcagaaaaacagcaagatCATCCCAGCAAACTGCCCAGCTCACATCATCCACAATGCAGTTAAAAGGGCCTGCAATGTGCTACAAGTCGATGTTGAAAACATAGTTCTTAAATCATTCAACCATTTCAGCTGCTCCGCAAAAAGAGTTGccagtttaaaagaaatgtttgaatttgTTGATATGGAGTATCTTACCTTGTTACGCCACGTCCCCACACGCTGGTTGAGCTTGCTCCCTGCAATAAATCGACTGGTGAGCATCTGGCCTGCTgtgaaaagttattttttgtcgCTGGGCCAGGAGGAATGCCCCCGTGCCATTTGGGATGCGCTCAAGGGGCACGAGCATGGCGAACAAGATGATCCAAATGAGCTTGAAATCACGTTCTTCTTCCTTCAGAATGTTCTCAAAATATTCTCCACAGCTGTCCTCAGTCTTGAAAGCAACAGTCTCACTTCAGTTGAGGTATATGGAGTGATGAACGACCTCCgagtcaaactgcagcagcgCAAAAACGACGCTTTCTTTGGCACAAAAGTGGATGATATTATGGCTTCCTCTCCCAGCAATAAAGTTGACCGGCTACGCCAAGAGTTTAGCTCTTTCTTACAAGTTGCTGTGGATTACTTGGAGAAGTGGTTCGACTTTTCACAAACTGGATATCTCTACAATGTACAGTGTTTAAATATCAAGGAACAAAGAGAGATCAGATACAGTAAACTTAAAGACGCAGTGTGCGCTCTTAACATGGAAGAGCATCTGGACTTGGATGAGCTCTATAACGAAAACTGCGCTCTGAAGAATGTATTGGCCCATCTGGACACGAGCAGCAACTCAGTTGGCGATCTTTGGGCCCAAGTACTGAAGACCCCGTCCACGTTTCCGCAGTTTACAAAATTATTGTCCTTCGTCCTCAGCGTTCCTGTGAGCAATGCTTACTCAGAGCGGGTCTTCTCCATCATGAAAGGCGCTTGGACTGACGTGCGAAACAGGTGTTCAATGGAGCTTGTCCGTGCagagataaaaattaaaatgaatctgGCTATGACCTGTGCAGAGTTCTACAAATTCATCCTGGAGAACAAGAAGGCCCTCTTTGCTGTGAAATCATCCGCGAAATACAGCAACAGCACCGAGTCGTCACAAAAGCCTCCTTCGAG gcaaacaaatgaagacaacaccCGTGGCAGCAGAGATATGGGAGAAACGTCATAA
- the LOC110968422 gene encoding phosphatidylinositol-3-phosphatase SAC1-B — MAGPYESFILRTTPEKFYIEAADDGCLDVLAIDRVSTEMTLTVKRDIPASAEFRPICGLMGTIHLVAGMYLVVITKKKKVGDLLGHAVWKAVDFDIISYKKTILHLTDSQMQDNKTFLSMINSVLQTDGLYFATDYDLTHTLQRLANTSPEFQEMSLVERADQRFVWNSHLLREFMTQPELHNFVYLVIHGFITIKSSCINGKVFEWSIISRRSCFRAGVRYYVRGIDSEGHAANYVETEQIVQYNSAKASFVQTRGSIPFYWSQRPNLKYKPKPQISKTVNHLDGLQRHFDSQIILYGRQVVLNLINQKGSEEPLEQAFDKLVASLGNGMIKYIAFDFHKECSRMRWHRLQILLDMVTDMQDDFGYFLVDAEGKVLLTQEGTFRSNCMDCLDRTNVIQNLLARRSLHSQLQKMGVLHVGQEIEEQTDFEKTYKNAWADNADACAKQYAGTGALKTDFTRTGKRTQWGLLMDGWNSMIRYYKNNFSDGFRQDSIDLFLGNYAVDEADWTTPLCDTKDWKFLTLPIIMVVAFSMCIICLVMAGDVWTETLAYVLFWGTASVVTGGLILFNGRDFVDAPKLVQKEKLD, encoded by the exons ATGGCGGGGCCCTATGAGAGTTTTATTTT ACGCACCACACCAGAGAAGTTTTACATAGAGGCTGCTGATGATGGCTGCCTGGATGTCTTGGCTATTGACAGGGTGTCCACTGAGATGACTCTCACAG TGAAAAGGGACATCCCTGCATCAGCTGAGTTCAGGCCAATCTGTGGACTCATGGGAACTATACATTTGGTGGCAG GCATGTACCTAGTTGTCATCACGAAGAAAAAGAAGGTCGGAGATTTGCTGGGTCATGCGGTATGGAAGGCTGTGGACTTTGACATCATCTCCTATAAGAAGACAATACTACACCTGACAGATAGTCAG aTGCAAGACAACAAGACCTTCCTGTCTATGATCAACAGTGTTCTTCAAACAGACGGCCTCTACTTTGCAACAGACTATGACCTGACCCACACTCTGCAGCGTCTGGCAAACACCAGCCCTGAGTTTCAGGAGATGAGCCTTGTAGAGAGG GCAGATCAGCGTTTTGTTTGGAATAGCCACCTGTTGAGGGAATTCATGACACAGCCAGAG tTACACAACTTTGTCTATCTGGTCATCCATGGCT TCATCACGATAAAGTCAAGCTGCATCAATGGAAAAGTGTTTGAGTGGAGTATTATCTCACGGAGGAGCTGCTTCAGAGCTGGTGTCCGCTACTATGTCCGAG GCATTGATTCAGAAGGACACGCAGCAAACTATGTGGAAACAGAGCAGATAGTGCAGTACAACAGTGCCAAGGCTTCCTTTGTTCAG ACACGAGGGTCTATCCCCTTCTACTGGTCCCAGAGGCCCAATCTCAAGTACAAGCCAAAGCCACAAATCAGCAAAACAGTCAATCAT TTGGACGGACTCCAGAGACACTTTGACTCCCAGATTATTCTCTATGGAAGACAAGTCGTTTTGAACTTG ATCAACCAGAAGGGCTCAGAAGAGCCACTGGAGCAGGCATTTGACAAGCTGGTGGCCAGTTTGGGTAACGGCATGATCAA GTACATAGCGTTTGATTTCCATAAGGAGTGCAGTCGGATGAGGTGGCACCGTCTGCAGATCTTACTGGACATGGTCACTGACATGCAGGATGACTTTGG GTATTTCCTAGTGGATGCAGAAGGGAAGGTGCTGTTGACCCAGGAAGGGACTTTTCGGAGCAACTGCATGGACTGTCTGGACCGTACCAACGTCATCCAGAACCTGCTGGCTCGACGCTCACTTCATTCACAGCTGCAG AAAATGGGAGTCCTCCACGTGGGGCAGGAGATTGAGGAGCAGACAGACTTTGAGAAGACTTACAAGAATG CCTGGGCAGACAATGCTGATGCTTGTGCCAAGCAGTATGCTGGTACTGGTGCACTGAAGACTGACTTCACCAG GACAGGGAAAAGAACTCAGTGGGGACTGCTGATGGATGGCTGGAACTCCATGATCCGATACTACAAGAACAACTTCTCTGATGGGTTTAGACAG GACTCAATCGATTTATTCCTGGGGAACTATGCTGTGGATGAAGCTGATTGGACCACCCCACTCTGTGACACCAAAGACTGGAAGTTTCTGACG CTGCCTATCATCATGGTTGTAGCATTCTCCATGTGTATCATCTGCCTGGTGATGGCTG GTGACGTGTGGACGGAGACTCTGGCTTATGTCCTGTTCTGGGGGACAGCCAGTGTTGTGACGGGTGGCCTTATCCTCTTTAATGGACGGGACTTTGTAGATGCTCCCAAGCTGGTCCAGAAGGaaaaactggactga